ATGAGCAACAGGCGGCGTCGCCCGATGCGGTCGCCGAGGCTGCCCATCGCCACCAGCAGACCTGCGAGCACCAGCGGGTAGATGTCGATGATCCACAACTGTTGCGCAGCGGTGGGCTGCAGCGCGGAGGAGATCCCGGGCAGCGCGAAGGCCAGGACGGTGTTGTCGACCGACACGAGCAGCACCGGAAGCATCAGTACCGCGAGCGCGACCCAGTCCCGAGGAGCCGCCTTCGTCACGGTGGGTTCCGAAACAGGCACAGATGTCGCCACGGATATCGAACTTTCGCGAGAGAGGAATCGAACCGTCGTTACTGTACCAGCTGGACGGTACAGTAACCACGTCGTACGATCGGGCCGTGCCACCTGCCCCTGCCGCCCGCGCCAAACTTCTCGACGCCTTCGTGACGATCCTGCTCGAGCAGGGCGAGCGCGCCGCGACACTCGAGTCCGTCGCCGCGGCGGCGAACGTGTCCAAAGGTGGTCTGCTCTATCACTTCCCGTCCAAGGACGCCCTCGTCGAGGCTCTCGCCGAACACCTCGAGACACTCGCAGCCGACGACGCCGAACTGATGCGCACGGCTCCCGAAGGACCGGCGACCTACTACATCCGCACCTCGGTCTTCGCCGACACCCCGCTCGACCGGGCCATCGTCGCCCTGACCCGCCTGAGCCAGACCGCGAACCCGCGCGCCCAGCAGGCGCTGCGCCGCATCCATCAGGGCTGGTTCGAGGCACTGTCCGACGAGGTCACCGATCCCGCTGCGGCACGAGCGGTGATGCTCATCGGCGACGGGCTCTACTACGGCGCCGCCATGTCGGGCGAGACAAGCACGACGCCGCCCGAGGACGTCGACGAACTCCTGAAAGTCGTGCGGAAACTGATCGGCCCGAGCGACTGAGTTCGGGGAGGTTGCGTGCGTCCGTTCGCGAAAATACGCACACAACCTCCCCTTCGATCGCCCTCACCCGAGCCGATGCAGTTCGACGTCGCGGAGCACGCCGTCGTCGATGGTCGCGGTCATGTAGGTGCAG
This window of the Rhodococcus pyridinivorans genome carries:
- a CDS encoding TetR/AcrR family transcriptional regulator yields the protein MPPAPAARAKLLDAFVTILLEQGERAATLESVAAAANVSKGGLLYHFPSKDALVEALAEHLETLAADDAELMRTAPEGPATYYIRTSVFADTPLDRAIVALTRLSQTANPRAQQALRRIHQGWFEALSDEVTDPAAARAVMLIGDGLYYGAAMSGETSTTPPEDVDELLKVVRKLIGPSD